The Sesamum indicum cultivar Zhongzhi No. 13 linkage group LG1, S_indicum_v1.0, whole genome shotgun sequence genome includes a window with the following:
- the LOC105162932 gene encoding uncharacterized protein LOC105162932 isoform X1 has protein sequence MAAEEEKSNDFYAVLGLKKECTTAELRNAYKKLAMKWHPDRCSASGNSNYVEEAKKKFQAIQQAYSVLSDANKRFLYDVGVYDCDDDDDENGMGDFLNEMAAMMCKNKLNESSNESFEELQQLFEEIFHSDSDTFGSSSRSATPPTRMSSQDSCNDTYSVSNKRNSSDMISGNFTIEATHCKGFCIGAAHQGNVRVGRATEERIQGQAAGSRREDRKQEISSGQYVSSNGYSTISA, from the exons ATGGCAGCTGAGGAAGAGAAAAGCAATGATTTTTATGCTGTTTTGGGGTTGAAGAAGGAATGCACGACAGCTGAGCTGAGGAATGCGTACAAGAAACTTGCCATG AAATGGCACCCGGATCGCTGCTCTGCTTCTGGGAATTCCAATTATGTGGAGGAGgcaaagaaaaaatttcaagccATTCAGCAAGCCTATTCTG TGCTTTCCGATGCCAACAAAAGGTTTCTGTACGACGTAGGGGTCTACGACTGTGAcgacgatgatgatgaaaat GGAATGGGAGATTTCTTGAACGAAATGGCAGCAATGAtgtgcaaaaataaattgaat GAAAGCAGCAATGAAAGTTTCGAAGAACTACAACAACTCTTTGAGGAGATATTCCATAGCGACTCTGACACATTTGGTTCTTCTTCTCGTTCAGCGACCCCACCTACCCGTATGTCGTCCCAAGATTCTTGCAATGACACATATAGCGTCTCGAACAAGAGGAACTCCTCTGACATGATCTCTGGCAACTTCACCATTGAAGCTACACACTGCAAAGGGTTTTGCATTGGG GCAGCACATCAGGGAAACGTCAGGGTGGGGAGAGCAACCGAAGAAAGAATACAAGGGCAGGCCGCAGGTAGCAGGAGGGAGGACAGGAAGCAAGAGATTTCATCTGGCCAATATGTCTCATCCAACGGATACTCTACAATATCTGCCTAG
- the LOC105162947 gene encoding dormancy-associated protein homolog 4 has translation MEFLHKLWDETLAGPTPESGLPELRKYNSFSARSVAAPPPHADDSHGLIQSTTAVRSNAHRILSVAVGPPSPSASSAPTSPFSPNNPGGNFKKLTRRKSTSAAAHSSESKSPTGYDWIVLSALDR, from the exons ATGGAATTTCTCCACAAGCTCTGGGATGAAACGTTAGCCGGGCCGACGCCGGAATCCGGCCTCCCGGAACTCCGCAAGTACAACTCTTTCTCCGCCAGGTCCGTCGCTGCTCCGCCTCCGCATGCAGATGACAGCCACGGCCTTATCCAGAGCACCACCGCCGTCCGGAGTAATGCTCATCGTATCCTTAGTGTTGCAGTCGGGCCGCCGTCTCCGTCTGCCTCCAGCGCTCCAACCTCTCCGTTTTCAC CAAATAACCCTGGTGGGAATTTTAAGAAGTTAACGAGGAGAAAATCGACATCTGCAGCAGCGCACAGCTCTGAGTCCAAGAGTCCCACTGGCTACGATTG GATCGTGCTAAGTGCTTTGGATCGATGA
- the LOC105162932 gene encoding uncharacterized protein LOC105162932 isoform X2: protein MAAEEEKSNDFYAVLGLKKECTTAELRNAYKKLAMKWHPDRCSASGNSNYVEEAKKKFQAIQQAYSVLSDANKRFLYDVGVYDCDDDDDENGMGDFLNEMAAMMCKNKLNESSNESFEELQQLFEEIFHSDSDTFGSSSRSATPPTRMSSQDSCNDTYSVSNKRNSSDMISGNFTIEATHCKGFCIGTGSTSGKRQGGESNRRKNTRAGRR from the exons ATGGCAGCTGAGGAAGAGAAAAGCAATGATTTTTATGCTGTTTTGGGGTTGAAGAAGGAATGCACGACAGCTGAGCTGAGGAATGCGTACAAGAAACTTGCCATG AAATGGCACCCGGATCGCTGCTCTGCTTCTGGGAATTCCAATTATGTGGAGGAGgcaaagaaaaaatttcaagccATTCAGCAAGCCTATTCTG TGCTTTCCGATGCCAACAAAAGGTTTCTGTACGACGTAGGGGTCTACGACTGTGAcgacgatgatgatgaaaat GGAATGGGAGATTTCTTGAACGAAATGGCAGCAATGAtgtgcaaaaataaattgaat GAAAGCAGCAATGAAAGTTTCGAAGAACTACAACAACTCTTTGAGGAGATATTCCATAGCGACTCTGACACATTTGGTTCTTCTTCTCGTTCAGCGACCCCACCTACCCGTATGTCGTCCCAAGATTCTTGCAATGACACATATAGCGTCTCGAACAAGAGGAACTCCTCTGACATGATCTCTGGCAACTTCACCATTGAAGCTACACACTGCAAAGGGTTTTGCATTGGG ACAGGCAGCACATCAGGGAAACGTCAGGGTGGGGAGAGCAACCGAAGAAAGAATACAAGGGCAGGCCGCAGGTAG